GCTCGGGGTAGGTCTGCGCGGCCAGCGCGGCGAGCGTGAGGTCGAGGTGCGGGCCGCCGTGCGCGGGGATGACGACGCTCACGGACAGCTCAGGCGACCATCGGCCGACCTGCGGCGGTGTCAGTGCGGAGTAGTCGTTCTGCGTCATCGCAGTCATCGTGGTCCAGCCTCCCCGTCCCCTGTGGGAGACCTTATCCGGGGTTGCCGGGTATTGGCGGTGGAGTCTGTCCATCTGATGGACGCACCTACCGCCCGCCGAGCCCGGTGGCCGTAGACTCTGTGCCCAACACCGCAGGTAGTCGCAGGAGCGAATCATGACCAGGGCATGGCGAGGCCTCATCGAGGAATACCGGGACCGGTTGCCGGTGAGCGAGACGACGCCCGTGGTCACGCTCCTGGAGGGCGGCACGCCGCTCCTCCCGGCCAACCGCGTCTCGGCGCTGACCGGCTGCGAGGTCTACCTCAAGGTCGAGGGCGCGAACCCGACCGGCAGCTTCAAGGACCGTGGCATGACCATGGCCATCAGCAAGGCCGTGGAGGAGGGCGCCAAGGCGGTCATCTGCGCCTCCACCGGCAACACCTCCGCCTCGGCGGCGGCCTACGCCGTACGCGCGGGCCTGACCTGCGCCGTGCTGGTGCCGCGCGGCAAGATCGCGATGGGCAAGCTGGCCCAGGCGCTCGTGCACGGCGCGACGCTGCTGCAGGTCGAGGGGTCCTTCGACGACTGTCTCGAGATGACCCGCAAGCTGTCGGAGCACTACCCGATCGCGCTGGTCAACTCGGTCAACCCGTACCGCCTGCAGGGGCAGAAGACGGCCGCCTTCGAGATCGTCGACGCGCTGGGCGCCGCGCCCGACATCCACTGCATCCCCGTCGGCAACGCCGGCAACATCTCCGCCTACTGGATGGGCTACCAGGAGTACGGCACGTCGCCGCGCATGTTCGGCTTCCAGGCCAGCGGCGCGGCGCCCATCGTCAACGGCGCGCCCGTCACGCACCCGCACACCATCGCCACCGCGATCCGCATCGGCAACCCCGCCTCGTGGCGGCTGGCCGAGGCGGCGCGCGACGAGTCGGGCGGCGTCATCCAGGCGGTGACCGACCGGCAGATCGCCGCCGCCTACAAGCTGCTGGCGCAGGAGGAGGGCGTGTTCGTCGAGCTCGCCTCGGCCGCGAGCGTCGCCGGACTGCTGCACGCCCACGCGCAGGGGCTGGTCGACCCAGGCCAGCGCATCGTCTGCACGGTGACGGGCAACGGTCTCAAGGACCCCGACTGGGCGATCTCCGGCGCTCCCGCGCCGGTCACCATCCCCATCGACGTCCACGCGGCCGCGTCGGCGCTCGACCTGCTGTAGCCCCCATCCCGTACGGCAAGCCGCCCTGGCCGCCTCCGTGTCCGCCGCGCGCCCTCCCGCGAGGGCGCGCGCCCGGCAGGACCACGGTTCCCGCCGTCACGGCGCATCCTTATCCCGAGGAGCTGCATGACCGATAGCACGGTCGTCGTCCGGGTTCCGGCGACCTCCGCCAACCTGGGCCCCGGATTCGACTCGCTCGGTCTGGCGCTGGCCTTCCACGACGAGGTCGAGGCCAGCCTGTTCACGCCCGAGAGCGGCACGTCGCGGGTCGAGGTGACGGTCGAGGGCGAGGGCGCGGGAGAGCTCGAACTCGGCGACGGGCACCTCGTCGTGCGGGCGATGCGCAAGACCTTCGAGCGGATGGACGCCCCGCAGCCCGCGGGCATCCGGCTGCACTGCCGCAACAGGATTCCGCACGCGCGTGGCCTCGGGTCCTCCTCGGCCGCCATCTGCGCGGGGATCCTCGCCGCCCGCGCGCTCGCGCGCATGCCGTACACGCCGATGGCGGGCCAGGACGGCCCGCAGTCGCAGGCGGCGCTCGGCTCTCAGCGAACAAGAGAACTCAGCGACGACGCCGTCTTCGCGCTCGCCACCGAGATGGAGGGGCATCCCGACAACGTCGCCCCCTGTCTGGCGGGCGGGTTGACAGTGGCGTGGACCGACCAGTACGGCACCGCGCGTATGGTGAAGCTGGTCCCCGATGCGAGCATCAGGCCGGTCGCGCTCATACCCACTACGCGACTGTCCACCGAGGCCGCGCGGGGGCTGCTGCCGAAGGAAGTGCCCCACAAAGACGCCTCCTTCAACGCGGGGCGGGCAGCACTGCTGATCGCCGCGTTGACCCAGCGCCCTGACCGTGAGCTGCTACTCTCCGGCACGGAAGACCGTCTTCACCAGCACTACCGCGCGCCTGCCATGCGGCGGACCGCGGAGCTGGTAGAACGGCTGCGTGCCGTGGGCGTGCCCGCCGTCGTCTCAGGAGCGGGTCCCACGATCCTTGCGTTTTCGACACCGGATACGCAGGATTTGATCGCGCCAGAAGTGGGTAATGACTGGCACATCCAGCTAATGGACGTCGACCAGGACGGTGCGAGCGTTCAGTCCCCGAGACACGCTGATGCCTCTTAGACCTTCAGGGAATAGCCGTGTGCGCTGGTGATGTTAGGCTGGTAGCCGCACCAGATGCCCCCTTGTTGGGTGCGTGCTTGTCAGCCACACAACGTTGCATCATGCTTCACGTCGCGAGGCGTGAGCAGCGCGGCTGTCTCCCCGAATCCGTTCGCTCCGGTTGGCCCACACCCGGTCGGCGCGACGCGAGGCGGCGAATCCGGGGAAGTGCGCGTTCGAACCACCTCGACATCTGGCTGGCGACAGCAATCTGGGGGGTTCCCTCCACGCGCCACCGTCCTGTGGCGACCTGGACGAACCCCTCCCCAACCGTGGCGGCCGTCCTGCGCGGCGGCCGAAGATCGCAAAGTGCACCCCGACCCGGTCTGTCCCGCCGGATCGACAGCACCTCCGGGACGATCGGCTGATCATGGCCGACGCCCGACCCCTGGGAAGGACCCTTAGTTGAGCGACACCACCGAACTCCTCTCCGACGCTTCCGGCTCGTCCGCGAGCGCGTCCGGCGACACCCCCACCCGCGCCGCGGCCAAGCCTCGCGCGCGTCGCTCCGGCACCGGACTGTCCGCGAAGGTGCTGCCCGAGCTGCAGAAGATTGCCGCCGAGCTGGGCATCAGCGGGACCGGGCGGATGCGCAAGAGCGAGCTCATCGCGCGTATCCAGGAGAAGCAGGGAGTCGGCGCCGGTGACAGCGCCCCCGCCGCGGAGGCGCCCGCCCCCGCCGTCGCGGAGGCCCCGGCCGTGGCCGAGCGCCCCACCCGCAGCCGTCGGGAACGTTCCCGCCCCGCTGCGGCCGCAGAGCCTGTCGCTGCCCCCGAGCCTGTCGCGGCTCCCGAGCCTGTCGCGGCGGCCGCCGCACCGGTCGTGGAGCAGCAGCAGCCCGTCGTGGAGCAGCAGCAGACCGACATCCAGGCCGAAGGCCGCGACCGCGAGAGCCGTCGTGACCGTGGCGAGCGTCGCAGCCGCCGCGAGCGCGGTGAGCGTGGCGAGCGCCAGGAGCGCGGCGGCGAGCGCCAGGAGCGCGCCGAGCAGCCGCAGCGCACCGACGCCGAGCGCACCCGCGAGCGTGGCGACCGTGACCGCGTCCAGGACCGCGACCGCGGTCAGGAGCGCGACAGGGGCCAGGACCGCGACCGTGGCCAGGACCGCGGCCAGGACCGTGACCGCGGCCAGGATCGTGGCCCGGACCGTGGCGCCGACCAGCGCGGCGGTGGCGACGAGGACGAGCGCGGGCGTGGCAGGCGCGGCAGGTTCAGGGAGCGCAACCGCGGCCGTGGCCGTGACCGCTTCGACAGCAACGAGCCCGTGATCGGCGACGACGACGTTCTCATCCCGATCGCCGGAATCCTCGACATCCTCGATAACTACGCGTTCGTCAGGACGAGCGGCTACCTGCCCGGCTCCAACGACGTGTACGTGTCGCTGGCCCAGATCCGCCGCAACGGCCTGCGCAAGGGCGACGTCATCACCGGCGCCGTCCGCCAGCCGCGCGACGGTGAGCGCCGCGAGAAGTTCAACGCTCTGGTCCGCCTCGACACCGTCAACGGCATGGACCCCGAGCAGGCCCGCAACAGGCCCGACTTCAACAAGCTCACCCCGCTCTACCCGCAGGAGCGCCTGCGCCTGGAGACCGAGCCCAACATCCTGACCACGCGGATCATCGACCTCGTGGCGCCGATCGGCAAGGGCCAGCGCGGGCTCATCGTCTCCCCGCCCAAGGCCGGTAAGACGATGGTGCTGCAGTCGATCGCCAACGCGATCACCCGCAACAACCCCGAGTGCCACCTGATGGTCGTGCTCGTGGACGAGCGGCCCGAAGAGGTCACCGACATGCAGCGCTCGGTGAAGGGCGAGGTCATCCACTCGACCTTCGACCGTCCCGCCGAGGACCACACCACCGTCGCCGAGCTCGCCATCGAGCGCGCCAAGCGCCTGGTGGAACTGGGCCACGACGTGGTCGTCCTGCTCGACTCCATCACCCGCCTCGGCCGCGCCTACAACCTGGCGGCCCCCGCGTCCGGACGCATCCTGTCCGGTGGTGTCGACTCGACCGCGCTCTACCCGCCGAAGCGGTTCTTCGGCGCCGCGCGCAACATCGAGAACGGCGGCTCGCTGACGATCCTCGCCACCGCCCTGGTCGAGACCGGGTCGAAGATGGACGAGGTCATCTTCGAGGAGTTCAAGGGCACCGGCAACGCCGAGCTCAAGCTCAACCGTTCGCTCGCGGACAAGCGCATCTTCCCCGCGGTGGACGTCGACGCGTCCGGCACCCGTAAGGAAGAGATCCTCATGGGCAAGGACGAGCTCCAGATCGTCTGGAAGCTGCGTCGGGTGCTCCACGCGCTGGACATGCAGCAGGCGCTGGAGCTGCTTCTGGAGAAGATGAAGGAGACGAAGTCCAACGCGGAGTTCCTCCTCCAGGTCCAGAAGACCACGGTCAGCTCCGACCGCGACTGACAGCAGAACTATCGGGCCCCGAGGCGTTCTCCGCGCCTCGGGGCCCGACTGCATGGTCCTCACAGGGGAGCTTCGCGCTTCGGGCTCGGGCTGTGTCGTGTGGGGGCTCAGCGTCCCCCGCATCCCCACAAAGGCATCGTCCTCGCCTTCGGCTCGGGCGGTTTTGAGCGGGGCACGCCCCGCACCCCCAGTGGTGGCCTGCCGGCCCCCACACCTTCGGCACTCCGGCACGTCCGTGGTGAAGGTGTTGCGGAGTTGAAGGATCCCCGATGGAGAGGCTCGGAGCTGGATCACTTCCAAGGCTTAGGTCGACCTGAAGGCGTCAGTGTCAGGCGCGCAGGTGGATGCTCAGCGATGTGAGCCAGTCGTTTTTGCGCCCTCGGGGGAGCGGACATGCCTCAACGCGCTTTCGCTGCTGCTCGGCTATGCGACCTTGATCGAGTGAGGCCCGACGCTGATCGTCACATCCACATGTCCGCCGAGCGCCGCCGCATAGGCGCGGATGGTCTCCAGCTCCATGGACTCGAGGTCGCCGTTCTCGATCTGGGAGACCCTGGCCTGGGAGATGCCCAGCGCGGCGGCGACCTCCGCCTGGGTCTTGCCCACAGACTTGCGTAGTTCCTTCAGGTGGTATCCGGCCACATAGGCGTCCAGGCGAGCATCGGCGGCGGCGTGCCGGTTCGGATCGGCCAGCTCAGGGTGCAGTCGGTGGGCCTCCGCCTTGACCTCCTGCCATCGGCGCGCAGGGCTCATCGCTCGTCCTCCCCCTCCTTCTCAGCTCGGTACTCGGCATACCTGGCTTTGGCCAGCGGGATTGCCTCGTCGTACCACCGGGACCACTTGCCGGCCTTGCCCCCTGCGACAAGGAAGATCGCTTCTCTGTCTGGGTCGAAGACGAACACGATTCTAATCTCAGATCGACCGCGGGAGCCTGGCCGCAGTTCTTTGAGGTTGCTCATGTCTTCGTCGTTCAGGGTATCGACCAAGGGTCGCCCGAGGGTGGGACCGATCTCGGCGAGTCGATCGATAGCGCTCTCTACCAGAGTCGCTGAATCTGGGTCAGCCTCGCAGAGCTTGAGAAACCAGGATTCCACGGGCTCGAGAAGGACGATCTCCCAAGTCATGAGGAAATATAACGTAGACCTTATGTATTGAACGGGGATTCGCGCAAGCGGGATTGGTTGTGCCAGGACCGGATGGGCCCGTGTTCCCACAAGTTGCCCCAAAACGCATGGCCCGCTCCCTAGGGAGCGGGCCGTGTCATCATCTCGGTACTACTTCACGTCGACGAACTTCTGGCTGGACCAGGAGCCGTAGGTCTTGCTGGTGGCGGGGACCTTGACGCGCCAGTACCCGTCGTAGCGCTGCTTGACCGCCTTGGTGTACTTGCCGGTCGAAGTGGCCTTGGCGAAGCCCATGAACTTGTACTTCGTGGTGCCCTTCTTCTTGAAGTACACCTCGACGATCTTGCCCGAGTACGCCTTCGAGCCGCGGGTGACCTTGCCGTACAGCTTGAACGCCGTGCTGGCCTTGGCCTTGCTGGGCGCGCCCAGCGTGACCTTCGACTTCGCCTTCTTCGAGGCGCCGCCGACCGGCGCGTTCACCGTGAACGAGCCGACGCCCTTGAGGGTCTCGCCCCCGCGGTTGGCGGAGATCTCCAGCGTCCAGTCGCCCGGTGCGCTGTCGTCGGTGAAGTACACGGTGCCCGTGTAGTAGCCGTCGCTGCCGAGCTCGAGGCTGCCGAGGTCGTAGTACTCGGAGGTGGTGTCGCTCGTCATCTTGGCGCTGACGAGGGACGCGTCCTTCACCGCGGCCTGGACGGTGACCTTGACCTCGTGGCCCTTGAGCAGGTTGACCGGGTTCGGGTTGACCGAGGCGCCGGTGATGCCCTGCTTGCCGGCCACCTTGACCGTGAAGCTGTTCGTGCCGCGGGAGGTCACGATCTTCAGGGTCCAGTCACCGGACGGGTCGTCCTTGGTGATGGTGAACTTGCCGCTGCCCGAAGCTGTCGTAGGACGCGGCTGGCCGTCGGCGACGTTCGCGGGCGCGGTGTAGGAGACCGACACCGCCTTGGCGCTCTTGCCGGGAGGGGTGATGTCGGCGGAGGTGATCGAGACCTTGTCCGCGTCCTGAGCAGGACCTGTGCCGCTGCCGAGCGGGTTGGCGACCGCGAAGGTGACGCTGACTTCGAGTTCCTTGTCCGCGGGCACGTAGGCGCTGCTCACGGAGACGTTCGTGATGTCGTCGGCGGCCGCGTACGCCGCCTGCGACACGGATGCGCTGGCCGAGGAGAGGCTGGCGCCCCCGACGAGCACAGCCACCCCCGTTGCGGTCGCCAGCAGCAACCGCATCCTTTTCTTCATGTGATGGGGCCCCTTGCATCGGTGTATATGTGAGAAAAGTTACGGATTGGACGTTTGAGACTACTGGGGCTGATTCGAGCCGTCCATCGGATCGCGTGGAATGACCTGTGGCCTGGGATGGTTGAAGGATCTGGCACACTGGTAGCTGAACCGAAAGCGGTACCGGTTCCCGCCGCGCGCGAAACCACTCAGTGTGCACCAGCGCGCAAGTCGTACGAGCGACCCGGCGACCGCACCCCGAAAGGACTGCAATGAAGCGCGACATTCACCCTGAGTACAACGTGACCCAGGTGACCTGCACCTGTGGCAACACCTTCACCACGCGTAGCACCGCGAAGAACGGCTCCATCCACGCCGACGTGTGCTCCGCCTGCCACCCGTTCTACACGGGCAAGCAGAAGATCCTCGACACCGGCGGTCGCGTGGCGCGCTTCGAGCAGCGCTTCGGCAAGAAGGCCAGCAAGTAGCTTCCCTGACGCCGGCCCGGAGACGCGCACGCGCGCTCCCGGGTCGGCGTTCTTGGTGAAGAGGCGGCGACAAAGCGGAAGAAGGACGCACGGTGAATCTCGACGAACTACTCAGTGAGTACGCCGAGCTGGAGCAGCAGCTCGCGGACCCCGCCGTGCACGCAGACCAGAACAAGGCCCGCACGCTCGGCAGGCGTTATCGCCAGCTGACCCCGATCGTCGGCACCTACCGCGAGCTCGAGAGCGTCAGGGACGACCTCGCCGCGGCCAAGGAGCTCGCGACCGAGGACGCGGGCTTCGCCGAGGAGGCGGTTCACCTCGAGGAGCGCATCCCCAAGCTCGAGGAGAAGCTCAAGCACCTGCTCATCCCGCGCGACCCCAATGATGACAAGGACATCATCATGGAGATCAAGCAGGGTGAGGGCGGTGAGGAGTCGGCGCTGTTCGCGGGCGACCTGCTGCGGATGTACCTCCGCTACGCCGAGCGCCTCGGCTGGAAGACCGAGATCATCGACGCCCAGCACTCCGACCTCGGTGGCTACAAGGACGTCACGGTCGCCATCAAGGCCAAGGGCGAAGAGGGCGTGTGGTCCAGGCTGAAGTACGAGGGCGGCGTGCACCGCGTGCAGCGGGTGCCCGTCACCGAGTCGCAGGGCCGCATCCACACCAGCGCCACAGGCGTGCTGGTCTACCCCGAGGCCGAAGAGGTCGAGGTCAACATCGACCCCAACGACCTGCGCATCGACGTCTACCGGAGCTCCGGCCCCGGCGGGCAGAGCGTCAACACCACCGACTCGGCGGTCCGCATCACGCACCTGCCGACCGGCGTGGTCGTCTCCTGCCAGAACGAGAAGAGCCAGCTCCAGAACAAGGAGTCGGCGATGCGCATCCTGCGCGCCAGGCTGCTGGCCGTGGCGCAGGAGGAGGCCGAGGCCGCGGCGCAGGCCGAGCGCAAGTCCCAGGTGCGCACGATGGACCGTTCTGAGCGCGTCAGGACCTACAACTTCCCGGAGAACCGCATCTCCGACCACCGCGTCGGCTTCAAGGCGTATAACCTCGACCAGGTGCTCGACGGAGAACTGAGCGCAGTCACCCAGGCCCTCATCGACGCCGAAATGGCGGAGAAGCTCGCACAACACTCATGACATTCCTGCTGGACGAGATCGCTCTCGCAACCGCCCGGTTGGCCGAGGCCGGGGTGCCGTCCCCGCGCACTGACGCGGAGGAGATCGCGGCGTTCGTCCACGGCGTGCGCAGAAGCGAGCTCCACACCGTCAAGGACGCCGACTTCGACGCCCTCTTCTGGGAGGGCGTCGCCAGGCGCGAGGCCCGTGAGCCGCTGCAGCACATCACGGGACACGCCTACTTCCGCTATCTGGAGCTGGCGGTGGGCCCCGGCGTGTTCGTCCCACGCCCCGAGACCGAGGTCGTCGCGGGCTGGGCGATCGAACGGCTGCGCGAGATGGACGTCGCCGAACCACTGGTGGTCGACCTCGGCACCGGTTCGGGCGCGATCGCGCTGTCGATCGCGCAGGAGGTCGCCCTCGCGCAGGTGCACGCGGTGGAGGTCGACCCCGACGCGTACGGCTGGGCCAAGCGCAACATCGCCGAACACGGCCAGGGCCGTGTCCACCTGCATCCCGAGGACCTCGCCGACGCCCTTCCCGAGCTCAACGGCAAGGTCGACCTCGTCATCTCCAACCCGCCCTACATCCCGCCCGGCGCCATCCCCCGCGACCCCGAGGTGCGCGACTACGACCCCTCGCGGGCGCTGTACGGCACCGGCGCCGACGGGCTCAACGAGGTGAGGGCCGTCGAGCGGACGGCCCGCCGCCTGCTCAGGCCCGGCGGCTGGGTCGCCGTCGAGCACGCCGACGAGCAGGGCCAGTCGGTCTACCGTCTCTTCCCCGAGGACAAGGGCTGGCGCGACGCGCGCCTGCGCCAGGACCTCACCCGAAGGGACCGCTTCGTCACCGCCAAGTTCGGCCAGGAATAGGATTGCTCGCCGTGGGACGACGTTATGACTGCGCAGATGCCGAGCAGAGGGCTGCCGGGCTGACCGACGCGGCCTCTGCCGTACGCAAGGGCGAGCTGGTGGTGCTGCCGACGGACACCGTCTACGGCATCGGCGCCGACGCCTTCACCCCGTCGGCGGTGACCGCGCTGCTCGAGGCCAAGGGCCGAGGGCGCGACATGCCGCCGCCCGTGCTGGTGGGCACCGTACGCGCGGCGAACGCGCTGGTGGAGGACCTCGGCCCGTACGGCCAGGACCTCATCGACGCCTTCTGGCCAGGGCCGCTGACGCTGGTGTGCAAGGCGAACAGGTCGCTGTCGTGGGACCTCGGCGACACCAAGGGCACCGTCGCGGTCCGCATGCCGCTGCACCCCGTGGCGCTCGACCTGCTCAAGGAGACGGGGCCGATGGCGGTCTCCAGCGCCAACCGTTCGGGCGCGCCCGCGGCGACGACCGCGCAGAACGCCGAGGAGCAGCTCGGCGACGCGATCGCCGTCTACCTCGACGGCGGTCCGTGCGCCGACGACACGCCGTCGTCCATCCTCGACCTGACCACGGCCGTGCCGCGGCTGCTCAGGAAGGGCGCGATCTCGGTGGAGAAACTGCGCGGCATCGTGGGTTACGTCGCCACCGACTGATTGATGCTCTCTGTTTATCCCTGAGGCGGACGGCCGCGCACGCCACCTACCGTGAGCCCCATGGGCTCGTTCGACGGTATGGATCCGACACTGGTGCGCGACCTGCTGGCCGAGGTTCGGCGGGCCGCCGTCCAGATGCGTTCGCTCGAGAGCAGGGTCGCGCAGGCCACCAGGGCCGCGGGTCTCGCCACGCCCGCGACGCACCGGCCCTCGCAGGTGGCCGACGCGTGCGAGGAGATGGCGCGCGACGTCACGGGCCGGCTGGCGCTGCTGGAGAAGAAGGAGGCCGCGCCGCGGGTGGGGGAGCAGGCCAAGGACCTCTCCCCGAACGGCACGCCGGCGTCCGGCGAGAAGGACCCCGCGCCGGAGGATTCGCGCGAAGAGGACCGCGCCTCGAAGACCACCACCCCTCCAGCGTCTTCGGATCCAGCGCCCAGGAAGGACCCCACCCCGCCGGAACCGGAGTCGAAGAAGGATCCCGCACCCCCTGAGCCGGAGTCCAAGAAGGACCCCGCGCCTGCTGAGCCGGAGTCGAAGAAGGACCCGGAGCCTGTGCCGAAGAGTGAGTCGACGCCCAGGGATGTGCCCGCGGAGCCGGAGTCGAAGAAGGATCCGGAGCCTGCGCCGGCCGATCAGCCCAAGGACGACGACAGGGACAGCCGGCACGACAGGGGCACCGGCCCCGACACGTCACGTCAGGACATCCTCGACACCCCCAAGAAGGACCACCCCGACGACATCGACCAGACCGACGCGGGAAAGCCGCAGGTCGTGGAGGTCGACGGGGTCAAGGTCCTGCAGATACCCCTCGACCCGCCCACCGCCCGCGAGATCGCCGACCTCCTCGACGACGTCGACGAGGTGAGACCCACCGACCTTCCCTCCGTAGAAGGATCCGCCGCCCCGCTGACGTCAACCGACGCGCCGTCCGAAAGGCCCGCCACCCCGCTAAGCCCGGCCGTCGCACCGTCCGAGGGATCCGGCACCCCATTGACACCTGCCGTCGTGGCGCCCGACGGATCCGGCACCCCGTTGACGCCTGCCGTCGCGCCGCCCGAGGGTTCCGGCAATCCATTGGCGCCAACGGCCGCTCCGCCCGAGGGGACGGCCGGTGGTGAAGGGCCGGCAGAGCGGTCCGATGGGATTGCGAGCGGCCGGGGTTCGGTCGCTGGCACTGAGCAGGAAGGGGACGTCGTCGCCGGGTGGGCGAACGATGGGAGCGATGTGGTGTCGGTGGATGCCAGGGCGCCGTCCGACGCCGCGTTGCGGACACTGGTGGAGAGCGCCAGTGAGATCGAGCCGATGGAGATGCCCGGCGTCGAGGTGCCGCCAGGAGAGTGGGGCAAGGGCGAGTGGGTGCCGAAGGACTTCGGTCCCGACGGCGAGCCAGGCCGGGTCGAGCCAGGCGCGCCGGACCGTCCCACCGTCCCGCCCGGCAGCTGAAAGGGAGTGCGCATGTACGTCGATCCGCCGGCGCCGCAGCCGCGCCAGCCGGGCGAGCAGCCGCCCGTGACCACGTCGGGAAGCCCCCTGGACGGCCAGCCGAGGGTCTGGGAGTTCAACCCCGACTACCAGCGCCTGGTCACCGCCTGGCAGACCGTGCTGCCCATGCTGGAGACGCTGACGGCAAGTCTGGACAAGGCCTACCAGCTGGCCCGCAGCCCGCAGACGTGGGAGGCCCCCGTCGGGACGCGCTACGTGGAGGACCTGGCCGAGTGGCGTAACAGGCTGGCGTTGTACCGGCAGGCGGTGCTGACCGCCATCAGCGACCAGGCCGCCGACACGCCCCGCTGGGTGCCCGCCGCGGCGGGGGCGCCGCACGCCTTCTCCTGAGGAGGGTCGGCGCGCCGCCTGACGTTTGTGGGAAATCGGGGCCCCGGTGCTTACAGTGGATGAATGTACTACGGCCCGGATTTCGGAGCCCTCCAGCGGGAGGACCCCGAGATCGCGCAGGTGCTGCTCGACGAGATCGAGCGGGTGCGCGGCGGTCTGCAGCTGATCGCGAGCGAGAACTTCACCTCGCCCGCCGTCCTGGCCGCGCTGGGGTCCACGCTGACGAACAAGTACGCCGAGGGCTACCCGGGCAGGCGCTACTACGGCGGCTGCGAGGTCGTCGACAGGGCCGAGCGGCTGGCGGTGCGCCGCGCGACCACGCTGTTCGGCGCCGACCACGCCAACGTGCAGCCGCACTCGGGCGCCAGCGCCAATCTGGCCGCCTACGCCGCACTGCTCCAGCCCGGTGACACGATGCTCGCGATGGCGCTGCCGCACGGCGGCCACCTCACTCACGGCTCCAAGGTGAACTTCTCCGGCCGCTGGTTCGACGTCGTGTCGTACGGCGTGCGGCGCGACACCGAGCTGATCGACTACGACGAGGTGCGCGACCTGGCGCGCAGGCACCGGCCGAAGCTGATCGTCTGTGGCGCGACGGCCTATCCCCGGCTGATCGACTTCGGCATCTTCAGGGGAATCGCCGACGAGGTGGGCGCGTGGCTGATGGCCGACGTCGCGCACACCATCGGTCTCATGGCGGCGGGCACGATTCCCTCGGCCGTGCCGTACGCGGATCTGGTCACGTTCACCACGCACAAGGCGCTGCGCGGGCCGCGCGGCGGCGGCATCCTGTGCACGGCGGAGCTGGCCGCGCGGGTCGACAGGGCGGTCTTCCCCTTCGTCCAGGGCGGGCCGCTCATGCACGCCATCGCCGCGAAGGCCGTGGCGTTCGGTGAGGCGATGCGTCCCGAGTTCGCCGACTACGGGCGCAGGGTCGTCGAGAACGCCAGGACCCTCTGCGCGGCGCTCGAGGGAATGCGTCCCGTCGCGGGCGGCACCGACACCCATCTCGCGCTGATCGACCTGCGCGGACTAGGCGTGACCGGCGCCGAGGCCGAGCGGCG
This window of the Nonomuraea africana genome carries:
- the prfA gene encoding peptide chain release factor 1, translated to MNLDELLSEYAELEQQLADPAVHADQNKARTLGRRYRQLTPIVGTYRELESVRDDLAAAKELATEDAGFAEEAVHLEERIPKLEEKLKHLLIPRDPNDDKDIIMEIKQGEGGEESALFAGDLLRMYLRYAERLGWKTEIIDAQHSDLGGYKDVTVAIKAKGEEGVWSRLKYEGGVHRVQRVPVTESQGRIHTSATGVLVYPEAEEVEVNIDPNDLRIDVYRSSGPGGQSVNTTDSAVRITHLPTGVVVSCQNEKSQLQNKESAMRILRARLLAVAQEEAEAAAQAERKSQVRTMDRSERVRTYNFPENRISDHRVGFKAYNLDQVLDGELSAVTQALIDAEMAEKLAQHS
- a CDS encoding homoserine kinase; the protein is MTDSTVVVRVPATSANLGPGFDSLGLALAFHDEVEASLFTPESGTSRVEVTVEGEGAGELELGDGHLVVRAMRKTFERMDAPQPAGIRLHCRNRIPHARGLGSSSAAICAGILAARALARMPYTPMAGQDGPQSQAALGSQRTRELSDDAVFALATEMEGHPDNVAPCLAGGLTVAWTDQYGTARMVKLVPDASIRPVALIPTTRLSTEAARGLLPKEVPHKDASFNAGRAALLIAALTQRPDRELLLSGTEDRLHQHYRAPAMRRTAELVERLRAVGVPAVVSGAGPTILAFSTPDTQDLIAPEVGNDWHIQLMDVDQDGASVQSPRHADAS
- the prmC gene encoding peptide chain release factor N(5)-glutamine methyltransferase, yielding MTFLLDEIALATARLAEAGVPSPRTDAEEIAAFVHGVRRSELHTVKDADFDALFWEGVARREAREPLQHITGHAYFRYLELAVGPGVFVPRPETEVVAGWAIERLREMDVAEPLVVDLGTGSGAIALSIAQEVALAQVHAVEVDPDAYGWAKRNIAEHGQGRVHLHPEDLADALPELNGKVDLVISNPPYIPPGAIPRDPEVRDYDPSRALYGTGADGLNEVRAVERTARRLLRPGGWVAVEHADEQGQSVYRLFPEDKGWRDARLRQDLTRRDRFVTAKFGQE
- the thrC gene encoding threonine synthase, producing the protein MTRAWRGLIEEYRDRLPVSETTPVVTLLEGGTPLLPANRVSALTGCEVYLKVEGANPTGSFKDRGMTMAISKAVEEGAKAVICASTGNTSASAAAYAVRAGLTCAVLVPRGKIAMGKLAQALVHGATLLQVEGSFDDCLEMTRKLSEHYPIALVNSVNPYRLQGQKTAAFEIVDALGAAPDIHCIPVGNAGNISAYWMGYQEYGTSPRMFGFQASGAAPIVNGAPVTHPHTIATAIRIGNPASWRLAEAARDESGGVIQAVTDRQIAAAYKLLAQEEGVFVELASAASVAGLLHAHAQGLVDPGQRIVCTVTGNGLKDPDWAISGAPAPVTIPIDVHAAASALDLL
- the rpmE gene encoding 50S ribosomal protein L31, translated to MKRDIHPEYNVTQVTCTCGNTFTTRSTAKNGSIHADVCSACHPFYTGKQKILDTGGRVARFEQRFGKKASK
- a CDS encoding helix-turn-helix domain-containing protein, with product MSPARRWQEVKAEAHRLHPELADPNRHAAADARLDAYVAGYHLKELRKSVGKTQAEVAAALGISQARVSQIENGDLESMELETIRAYAAALGGHVDVTISVGPHSIKVA
- a CDS encoding type II toxin-antitoxin system RelE/ParE family toxin gives rise to the protein MTWEIVLLEPVESWFLKLCEADPDSATLVESAIDRLAEIGPTLGRPLVDTLNDEDMSNLKELRPGSRGRSEIRIVFVFDPDREAIFLVAGGKAGKWSRWYDEAIPLAKARYAEYRAEKEGEDER
- the rho gene encoding transcription termination factor Rho, coding for MSDTTELLSDASGSSASASGDTPTRAAAKPRARRSGTGLSAKVLPELQKIAAELGISGTGRMRKSELIARIQEKQGVGAGDSAPAAEAPAPAVAEAPAVAERPTRSRRERSRPAAAAEPVAAPEPVAAPEPVAAAAAPVVEQQQPVVEQQQTDIQAEGRDRESRRDRGERRSRRERGERGERQERGGERQERAEQPQRTDAERTRERGDRDRVQDRDRGQERDRGQDRDRGQDRGQDRDRGQDRGPDRGADQRGGGDEDERGRGRRGRFRERNRGRGRDRFDSNEPVIGDDDVLIPIAGILDILDNYAFVRTSGYLPGSNDVYVSLAQIRRNGLRKGDVITGAVRQPRDGERREKFNALVRLDTVNGMDPEQARNRPDFNKLTPLYPQERLRLETEPNILTTRIIDLVAPIGKGQRGLIVSPPKAGKTMVLQSIANAITRNNPECHLMVVLVDERPEEVTDMQRSVKGEVIHSTFDRPAEDHTTVAELAIERAKRLVELGHDVVVLLDSITRLGRAYNLAAPASGRILSGGVDSTALYPPKRFFGAARNIENGGSLTILATALVETGSKMDEVIFEEFKGTGNAELKLNRSLADKRIFPAVDVDASGTRKEEILMGKDELQIVWKLRRVLHALDMQQALELLLEKMKETKSNAEFLLQVQKTTVSSDRD